The segment CTTGGCGAGCCGCCCATGCGCTATTGCGCGCGATGGCGCATGCAGGTGGCCGCCAACCATCTGCTTGAGGACGAGAACACAACTGCAATCGTCGCGCACAGAGTGGGATTCGGTTCCGAAGCTGCCTTCAGCCGGGCATTCAAGCGTCACTTCGGCGAGCCTCCCGCCGCCTGGAGACGCAGAATGGAGGAGGATGCCAGGTCTCTGGCCCAGGGTGAACACAAGGTCCGGGAGCTTGATCATCATTTCCGGTAGCGCGGTCATATCTCTTCACTGGGCTGCGCAGTAGGCACCCGCGCCATCCAAATCATTGGAGCACCACTATGTCTGTCCTCACCGTGAATCCGAACAAAGCTCTCTGGGAGAAGGGAGATTTCACGCGTCTCGCCGAAACGATGCGGGACAGCGGTGAGGAGCTTGTCCGTCAGCTCGGCATAGGACCCGGAATGAAGGTTCTTGATCTGGGATGCGGCGATGGAACGACCGCACTACCTGCAGCCCGGGCCGGAGCGGACGTTCTTGGCGTCGACATCGCGGCCAATCTGGTCGCCGCCGGCAATGCGCGTGCGCGCGCTGCCGGTTTGATGCAGCTACGTTTTGAAGAGGGCGATGCGTCCGCCCTCCACGGCGTCGCCGATCAAAGCTTCGACTTAGTCCTGAGCATGTTCGGCGCGATGTTCGCTCCCCGCCCGTTCGACACTGCCAGCGAGATGGTGCGCGTGACCCGACCCGGCGGCCGCATCGTCATGGGGAACTGGATTCCGGGGGACCCGACCCTCATCGCGAGCATCCTCGGCATTTGCGCCAGCTACTTGCCCAAGCCGGCTCCCGGCTTCGTAAGTCCGGTAAGCTGGGGACTTAAGGAGAACGTGCAGGAGCGCTTCCAAGCGGCCGGCATCCTTCCGGAAGCCATCACCTGTCAGCGGTCGAGCTACACCTTCCGCTATCCCGGCTCGCCTGCCGCATTCCTAGCCCTGTTCCGCGAGTATTACGGACCCACGATGAACGCCTTCGAGGCAGCCCGGGGCCAAGGTCGCGAGGCCGAGCTGCAAGAGAAACTGGCTGCGTTGTTTGACGCCCAGAACCGCGGCGGTCCGACCCGCACCGAGGTAAGCGCCACATATCTGCGCGTTACGGTCCAATGCTAGGGCTTACCCTAGTGGCTGGCGAACGGGGGAGGGCGGGTGCTCTCACTCCAGGCCCGACGGTCCGATCTTCGTCGTGGCCGGCGCGATCGATGGGGCGTCTGTTCAGGACTGCGATGTTGGTGAGCGCCGGAGGTTTGCTCGCCAGCTTCTCCCCGCCGGCAATTTTTTCCTCTTCGCTCCTTTCTGCGCTCGACCCGGACCAGGGCGGTGTGCTCTGCGGTCCGCGGCAGATGGCGCGGCCTCTCTCCAGGCATATTCTCGTGGCATCTGC is part of the Novosphingobium sp. 9U genome and harbors:
- a CDS encoding class I SAM-dependent methyltransferase; this encodes MSVLTVNPNKALWEKGDFTRLAETMRDSGEELVRQLGIGPGMKVLDLGCGDGTTALPAARAGADVLGVDIAANLVAAGNARARAAGLMQLRFEEGDASALHGVADQSFDLVLSMFGAMFAPRPFDTASEMVRVTRPGGRIVMGNWIPGDPTLIASILGICASYLPKPAPGFVSPVSWGLKENVQERFQAAGILPEAITCQRSSYTFRYPGSPAAFLALFREYYGPTMNAFEAARGQGREAELQEKLAALFDAQNRGGPTRTEVSATYLRVTVQC